A region from the Cryptococcus decagattii chromosome 5, complete sequence genome encodes:
- a CDS encoding 3'(2'),5'-bisphosphate nucleotidase translates to MASQLPFTRLVKETQIGILSVLRACYLTKNVQDTLVTKDTLLKSDKSPVTVADLSAQSLISLHLLAHFQDPIIGEEDTSELRVNEPLRQRVVGLVNAGFKKEEGWGKDKTYSEEEILNAIDAGSAEGGSKGRFWTIVLDGTSGFIRHQQYAVCLALIVDGVVELGVIGCPNLGPEPAKIGEEIIPNGKGVLMVAVRGEGSWSRPLDSATYTKLNLPPAPPASNPLTFLESVESGHSAHSIQARIGSLLGVQRPSLRMDSQAKYTCLSRGEGGVYLRIPTKYVGGKIYEERIWDHAPGALLIHESGGICTDMWGKELNFGVGRTLKENDGIVAAGKDIHPKAVEAVKKAIEEAQAEKK, encoded by the exons ATGGCCTCTCAGCTCCCCTTCACTCGTCTTGTTAAAGAAACACAGATCGGCATTCTCTCTGTTCTCAGAGCATGCTACCT CACAAAGAACGTCCAAGACACCCTCGTCACAAAGGATACTCTTCTCAAATCAGACAAGTCTCCAGTGACAGTTGCAGACCTTTCCGCTCAGTCActcatctctctccaccttctcgcTCACTTTCAAGACCCTATCATTGGCGAGGAAGACACGAGCGAGTTGAGAGTGAATGAGCCGTTGAGACAGAGGGTCGTTGGACTTGTCAATGCAGGATTTaaaaaggaggagggatgGGGCAAAGATAAAACTTATTCAGAGGAGGA AATCCTGAATGCTATCGACGCGGGCTCTGCTGAAGGTGGTAGCAAAGGTAGATTCTGGACCATTGTAC TCGACGGAACTTCTGGCTTCATTCGTCACCAGCAATACGCTGTATGCCTTGCACTCATTGTTGATGGCGTTGTCGAGCTCGGAGTTATCGGGTGCCCCAACCTCGGCCCTGAGCCGGCCAAAATTGGTGAGGAAATCATTCCTAATGGCAAGGGTGTCCTCATGGTAGCTGTGAGGGGTGAAGGCAGCTGGTCG CGCCCTCTTGATTCTGCTACCTACACAAAGCTGAACCTTCCCCCTGCCCCTCCTGCCTCCAACCCCCTGACTTTCCTCGAATCCGTCGAGTCCGGCCACTCTGCCCACTCTATCCAGGCTCGAATCGGCTCCCTACTCGGTGTTCAACGTCCCTCCCTCCGTATGGATTCTCAGGCCAAGTACACCTGTCTCTCTCGAGGTGAAGGCGGTGTCTATCTTCGTATCCCCACAAAATATGTTGGAGGTAAGATCTACGAAGAGCGGATCTGGGATCATGCTCCTGGAGCTTTGTTGATCCACGAAAGTGGTGGTATCTGTACGGACATGTGGGGCAAGGAACTTAACTTTGGTGTAGGAAGGACTCTCAAGGAGAATGATGGTATCGTTGCTGCCGGTAAAGATATTCATCCCAAGGCGGTCGAAGCGGTCAAGAAGGCGATTGAAGAGGCACAGGCCGAAAAGAAGTGA